In a single window of the Tigriopus californicus strain San Diego chromosome 2, Tcal_SD_v2.1, whole genome shotgun sequence genome:
- the LOC131893294 gene encoding protein scribble homolog — MSWVSSCLGCAKRKEPEVSELDFAHCSLDNVPTDIFAFERTLEKLCLDYNNIRDLPRQLFQCQELKELSVCDNDVHLLPSALASLGHLVRLNVSKNVLTDIPETIKQLKCLEVLDVSVNPLQKVPEGCTQLLNIAELYLNDTFLEFLPANFGRLVKLKILELRENNLTSLPKSLSRLECLERLDVGQNDIVELPDVIGSLVTLKELWVDANRIQVIPAFIGQLKKLHHLEASFNNLENISEEIGQCQDLVHLSLSTNDLKFLPHQIGRCERLITLKVDDNQLESVPQSVGQLCLLEELVVSQNYLENIPSSIGLCRNLHTLNIDDNDVEYLPKELGSCVSLKILSAHGNRLTTLPAELDHIAGLSVINLTANMIQNLPVSFMKLRRITALWLSENQTKPLVQLNQDTDPETGQRVLTNFLLPQMPEADNGTNLDAVSDSGSFHASVWEEERQRKSHVKWAGEADLSVIEEPETDDKGGGHLRREPTPFPKEMRAMAKRVQALRAKESHPNSLHQTHSPSPVCQGERKRERRPSSSSSTDHPSNDRDVPILIREAKVTKPQAANSLPNGYHGETPKRIEKDGKQFQDLERSVHVSNDLNSTASPQIGPHSGPAYKLKISSEGGSRDSGVATPSDGSLTSPDSDQCHRNPSDPLPQRPEGLQQSKQADSNRAVRRPIPPPYHIAAALSKRAGDFQGSSLASLQIQSTNSASDTNSVSESEVSTTASSLQTIVRAPTKMSFDGDNSSANKRLNLSFQETTSKAYQNDAHALQLRKVSEQLLANPRTRQSVTGSSLIHSGSSRPGSFASPSGATPISMLPYSRSNSQMGFGSAPMTSVASNGFAPSLLPRPPNGSGDQSTNGLLTTIEQATISDGEGDSDAASFEQPNYENVSTPKYQIASATRTEITRMNGHVSKGDRLSTSQFVMSPNGHGFNTLLPESNEDNTYIPMMAPKYAANPPQSRGVPLHRGMREGLVPNGHVTNNGPVLPDVFGNSSTSTTPS, encoded by the coding sequence ATGAGTTGGGTGAGCTCTTGTTTGGGTTGTGCCAAAAGGAAAGAGCCTGAGGTCTCCGAACTGGATTTTGCCCACTGCTCCTTGGATAATGTGCCCactgatatttttgctttcgaAAGGACATTGGAGAAGCTATGCTTGGATTATAACAATATTAGAGACTTGCCTCGACAATTGTTTCAATGTCAAGAGCTGAAAGAGTTGAGTGTATGTGACAACGACGTGCATCTCCTACCTTCGGCATTGGCCAGTTTGGGCCACTTGGTGCGCCTCAATGTGTCCAAGAATGTACTCACCGACATTCCGGAGACTatcaaacaattgaaatgtcTGGAAGTGCTCGATGTGAGTGTGAATCCACTTCAAAAGGTGCCTGAGGGGTGCACGCAACTGCTGAATATTGCCGAACTTTATCTGAACGACACGTTTCTCGAGTTCTTGCCCGCCAACTTTGGACGCCTAGTCAAACTTAAGATTCTGGAGCTCCGAGAAAATAACCTCACCTCTCTACCCAAGTCTTTGTCCAGGTTGGAGTGTTTGGAGAGATTGGACGTTGGCCAGAATGATATTGTGGAATTGCCCGATGTGATTGGCTCCTTGGTTACTCTCAAGGAGCTTTGGGTGGACGCCAATCGAATCCAAGTGATTCCTGCTTTTATCGGACAGCTGAAGAAACTTCATCATCTCGAGGCATCCTTCAACAACCTGGAAAATATCTCTGAGGAGATTGGCCAGTGTCAAGATTTGGTCCACTTGTCTCTCTCCACGAATGATCTCAAGTTCCTCCCTCATCAAATCGGAAGATGTGAGCGTCTGATCACGCTCAAAGTAGACGATAATCAATTGGAATCCGTGCCGCAATCTGTAGGACAATTGTGTCTCTTAGAGGAGCTCGTTGTCAGTCAAAACTACTTGGAAAACATCCCCAGTTCAATTGGTCTGTGTCGAAACCTTCACACATTGAACATTGACGACAATGATGTGGAGTACTTACCCAAAGAATTGGGATCTTGTGTGTCCTTGAAGATTCTTAGTGCCCACGGAAATAGGCTGACCACCCTGCCCGCCGAATTGGACCATATTGCTGGTCTCTCTGTGATTAATCTGACGGCGAATATGATTCAAAATCTGCCGGTGTCATTTATGAAGCTTCGACGAATCACAGCCTTGTGGTTGTCGGAGAATCAGACCAAGCCCCTAGTTCAATTGAATCAAGACACAGACCCTGAGACTGGGCAAAGAGTTTTGACGAATTTTCTTTTGCCGCAAATGCCTGAGGCTGACAACGGAACTAACCTCGACGCTGTGTCCGATAGTGGGTCGTTTCATGCGTCTGTTTGGGAAGAGGAGCGCCAACGGAAGTCTCATGTGAAGTGGGCGGGAGAAGCAGACTTGTCTGTGATTGAAGAACCCGAGACCGATGACAAAGGTGGTGGACACCTTAGACGAGAGCCAACACCATTTCCGAAGGAAATGCGGGCCATGGCCAAGCGGGTTCAGGCCCTTCGAGCCAAGGAGTCGCATCCGAATTCTCTTCACCAGACGCACTCTCCGAGTCCTGTTTGTCAGGGAGAGAGGAAGCGAGAACGAAGACCATCGAGTTCATCCTCCACAGACCACCCCAGCAATGACAGAGACGTTCCGATTCTGATTCGGGAAGCCAAAGTGACTAAACCGCAAGCTGCCAATTCCCTGCCCAATGGATACCACGGAGAAACGCCCAAGCGAATTGAAAAGGACGGGAAGCAATTTCAAGATCTAGAACGCTCCGTCCATGTGTCCAACGACTTGAACTCTACCGCATCTCCGCAGATTGGTCCTCACTCTGGTCCAGCCTATAAGCTGAAGATTTCCTCGGAAGGGGGAAGTCGCGATAGCGGCGTGGCCACGCCTAGCGACGGGTCGCTCACGTCTCCCGATTCTGATCAATGTCATAGAAACCCCTCCGATCCCTTGCCACAGAGACCGGAGGGTCTACAACAATCTAAGCAGGCTGATAGTAACAGGGCTGTCCGACGCCCCATCCCACCTCCCTACCACATTGCCGCTGCTTTATCCAAAAGAGCTGGTGATTTTCAAGGATCCTCTTTGGCTTCACTTCAAATTCAGAGCACCAATAGCGCGAGTGACACCAACAGTGTGAGTGAATCGGAGGTCTCTACCACTGCTTCCAGTTTACAAACTATAGTACGGGCGCCGACTAAGATGTCCTTTGACGGGGACAATTCGTCGGCCAATAAACGCCTGAATTTGAGCTTCCAAGAGACCACCTCAAAAGCCTACCAAAACGATGCTCATGCCCTTCAGTTGCGCAAAGTCTCGGAGCAACTTTTGGCGAATCCTCGGACTCGCCAAAGTGTGACTGGTTCTTCTCTAATTCATAGCGGCTCCTCCAGACCTGGATCTTTCGCTAGCCCTTCGGGAGCAACGCCCATATCTATGCTCCCGTACTCCCGCTCCAATAGTCAGATGGGTTTTGGTTCCGCCCCCATGACGTCCGTGGCCAGCAACGGTTTCGCTCCATCTCTATTGCCCCGACCTCCTAACGGGTCAGGGGATCAGTCGACCAATGGTTTACTGACCACCATTGAACAAGCCACCATTTCCGATGGCGAGGGAGACAGTGACGCCGCCTCTTTCGAGCAGCCTAACTATGAAAACGTCTCCACTCCCAAGTACCAAATCGCTTCAGCCACGCGAACCGAAATCACCCGGATGAACGGTCATGTCTCCAAGGGCGATCGCCTCTCAACCAGCCAATTTGTCATGAGCCCCAACGGGCACGGATTCAATACATTGTTACCGGAGTCTAATGAAGATAATACTTACATCCCAATGATGGCCCCAAAATATGCGGCGAATCCGCCTCAATCTCGAGGGGTTCCTCTTCATCGAGGGATGCGGGAAGGCCTTGTGCCCAATGGACACGTGACCAATAACGGTCCTGTCCTCCCGGATGTTTTTGGAAATAGCTCAACTTCGACGACTCCTTCTTGA
- the LOC131893189 gene encoding prostamide/prostaglandin F synthase-like — MGSGHCLFTTLLWIPNLVSQFAFIHFFTAIFKDQPGSFRFCLYVSLELASWKQVTAETSHSLLDRKSYRDLGFHQMSGMDLVPGLLSPQALSAGFNATLSGLGGNMWGNGMQNGGLLVVERGGNKVPFSFRQNQPSDHPDRKAILDALNIPHGERLSDERSSS, encoded by the exons ATGGGAAGTGGGCATTGTTTATTTACAACGTTATTATGGATACCCAATTTGGTCTCTCAATTTgcgttcattcatttttttactgcaatattcaaagatcAACCAG GCAGCTTTCGATTTTGTTTATATGTTTCTTTGGAATTGGCCTCTTGGAAACAAGTAACTGCAGAGACAAGCCATTCATTACTG GATCGGAAGAGCTATCGTGACCTTGGCTTCCACCAAATGAGTGGGATGGATCTCGTGCCCGGGTTATTGTCCCCGCAGGCCCTTTCGGCTGGTTTCAATGCCACGCTTTCCGGTTTGGGCGGCAATATGTGGGGTAATGGAATGCAAAATGGTGGACTTCTGGTCGTGGAGCGTGGTGGCAATAAAGTTCCCTTTTCTTTCCGTCAAAACCAACCATCGGATCATCCGGATCGTAAAGCTATTCTGGATGCTCTCAACATTCCACACGGGGAGCGTCTGTCGGATGAGAGGAGCTCATCTTAA